A genomic stretch from Caldicellulosiruptoraceae bacterium PP1 includes:
- a CDS encoding stage V sporulation protein D, with the protein MKEASIKIKKRILFSLVIFLMLYIVLVMRLSYLQLIKGEEYKKKAFSQWTREKFVAPKRGNIVDRNGKILAISVSADTVVATINQIKDKELTAKTLSSILNIDYNKILEKLNQKNVSDVYIAKNIDKEVSDKIRKKNLPGIYLTGGTKRVYPNGNFLSHVLGFTGADDQGLYGIEYQYDKYLKGKPGSIASETDAKGRTTPFSQEFFRKPIDGYDVMLTIDETIQHFAEKYATKALLENKAKSVTIIVEKVDNGEILALVNKPDFDPNNPQQLLFKERYPDYETKTLQEKLNIIQSQWRNRALNDTYEPGSTFKIVTAAAGLAENVVNENSEFYCKGYVNVANTILRCWRYYNPHGHENFVQGVQNSCNPVFIEVGQRLGKENLYKYINAFGFGQKTGIDLPGEAKGIVQDINKVGPVELATISFGQGISSTPIQVINMINTVANNGIWVKPHIVKSIYDNDKKLIKSFDSDPKKRVLPESVAKRLQDILKTVVSEGTGHNAYIIGYRVAGKTGTSQKYDKTTKRYIASFGGFAPADNPLISVLIVIDEPDPSLYYGGLIAAPIARELINDIMKYYEIEPQYTQEELKKIELYKEYMVPDVVGLDVEKAKQNIIDSKFKYIIVGDKDKIVKQTPKPGFMIKEGSSIILYTEDKEMQKVKVPSVLGLDIQSAQNILNQNMLNIRIRGIKGNAIKQDPKPGEEVNVGTIVEVEFVDKENAE; encoded by the coding sequence TTGAAAGAGGCTTCAATAAAAATAAAGAAAAGAATTCTATTTTCGTTAGTTATTTTTTTAATGTTATATATTGTATTAGTAATGAGGCTTTCTTATCTTCAACTTATTAAAGGTGAAGAGTATAAAAAGAAGGCTTTTTCTCAGTGGACTAGAGAAAAATTTGTTGCTCCAAAAAGAGGTAATATTGTTGACAGAAACGGCAAAATACTTGCAATTTCAGTTTCAGCAGATACTGTTGTTGCAACCATAAATCAAATAAAGGACAAAGAATTAACGGCAAAAACATTATCGAGTATTTTAAATATAGATTATAACAAAATACTAGAAAAATTAAATCAGAAAAACGTCTCAGATGTTTACATAGCAAAAAATATTGACAAAGAAGTATCAGATAAAATACGAAAGAAGAATTTGCCAGGGATATATTTAACAGGTGGGACAAAAAGAGTATATCCTAATGGCAATTTTTTGTCGCATGTTTTAGGTTTTACTGGTGCTGATGACCAAGGACTTTATGGAATTGAATATCAGTATGATAAATATCTAAAAGGAAAACCAGGTAGTATTGCATCAGAAACAGATGCAAAAGGTAGAACAACTCCATTTTCTCAAGAATTTTTCAGAAAGCCAATTGATGGATATGATGTTATGTTAACCATTGATGAGACAATACAGCATTTTGCAGAAAAATATGCTACAAAAGCTTTATTAGAGAATAAAGCAAAAAGTGTAACGATTATAGTAGAAAAGGTTGACAATGGAGAAATATTAGCATTGGTTAACAAACCTGATTTTGATCCAAATAATCCACAGCAATTGCTTTTTAAAGAAAGATATCCTGATTATGAAACTAAGACATTACAAGAAAAATTGAACATTATTCAATCTCAATGGAGAAACAGAGCATTAAATGATACTTATGAACCTGGATCTACTTTCAAAATTGTTACTGCTGCAGCAGGTCTTGCTGAAAATGTAGTAAATGAAAATAGCGAGTTTTACTGTAAAGGTTATGTAAATGTTGCAAATACAATTCTTAGATGCTGGAGATATTACAATCCTCATGGACATGAAAATTTTGTCCAAGGTGTTCAAAATTCATGCAATCCTGTTTTTATTGAAGTAGGGCAAAGACTTGGGAAAGAAAATCTATATAAGTATATTAATGCATTTGGTTTTGGCCAAAAAACAGGTATTGATCTTCCTGGTGAAGCAAAAGGTATTGTTCAGGATATTAATAAAGTTGGGCCTGTTGAACTTGCTACAATTTCATTTGGCCAAGGGATAAGTTCTACGCCAATACAAGTAATCAATATGATAAATACTGTTGCAAATAATGGTATTTGGGTGAAACCACATATTGTAAAAAGTATATATGATAATGATAAAAAGTTAATTAAAAGCTTTGACTCAGATCCTAAAAAAAGAGTTTTACCAGAATCGGTAGCTAAAAGGCTACAAGATATTTTGAAAACTGTTGTATCAGAAGGAACTGGTCATAATGCCTATATCATAGGTTATAGGGTTGCAGGAAAAACTGGTACCTCTCAGAAATATGACAAAACTACAAAAAGATATATAGCATCTTTTGGAGGCTTTGCTCCAGCTGATAACCCTTTGATAAGTGTATTGATTGTTATTGATGAACCAGATCCTTCGTTGTATTATGGTGGTCTTATTGCTGCACCAATTGCTCGAGAATTAATTAATGATATAATGAAATATTATGAAATCGAACCTCAATATACACAAGAAGAATTAAAGAAAATTGAACTTTATAAAGAATATATGGTTCCAGATGTAGTTGGATTAGATGTTGAAAAGGCAAAACAAAATATTATTGACAGCAAGTTTAAATATATCATTGTTGGAGATAAAGATAAGATAGTGAAACAAACACCAAAGCCTGGTTTTATGATAAAAGAAGGCTCATCAATTATTTTATATACTGAGGACAAAGAGATGCAAAAAGTTAAAGTGCCATCAGTTTTAGGTTTGGATATTCAATCTGCTCAGAACATATTAAACCAAAATATGCTTAACATAAGAATTCGAGGTATCAAAGGTAATGCAATAAAACAAGATCCTAAACCAGGTGAAGAAGTTAATGTAGGCACAATTGTGGAAGTTGAATTTGTAGATAAAGAGAATGCTGAATAA